Proteins from a genomic interval of Aigarchaeota archaeon:
- a CDS encoding DUF72 domain-containing protein, whose product MKRFFVGCCGWAVKGGKKAYFEKFPVIEIQETFYKLPRVETVAGWRRMAPEGFVFCMKAWQAVSHPVTSLTWRRAGIEPSQLRKMNYGWLRPVKENFDAWDKTAEVA is encoded by the coding sequence ATGAAGCGTTTCTTTGTCGGTTGCTGTGGCTGGGCGGTCAAAGGAGGGAAGAAAGCATATTTTGAGAAGTTTCCGGTCATCGAGATTCAGGAAACTTTTTACAAACTCCCCCGAGTAGAAACTGTTGCGGGTTGGCGGCGTATGGCGCCAGAAGGTTTTGTTTTCTGCATGAAGGCATGGCAGGCAGTTTCGCATCCGGTTACGAGCCTCACTTGGCGAAGGGCAGGCATCGAGCCAAGTCAGTTGAGGAAGATGAATTACGGCTGGCTACGTCCCGTGAAGGAAAACTTCGATGCTTGGGACAAAACCGCAGAGGTCGCT